A single Curtobacterium sp. MCSS17_015 DNA region contains:
- a CDS encoding exodeoxyribonuclease VII small subunit, whose protein sequence is MSSEQQSEQPDVRSLSYEAARDELVRVVSELEQGSATLERSLGLWERGEALAARCEEWLMGARARLDAARAATDDRAATGSADDSTLGGAR, encoded by the coding sequence GTGTCTTCCGAGCAGCAGTCCGAGCAACCCGACGTCCGCTCGCTGAGCTACGAAGCGGCTCGCGACGAACTCGTCCGTGTCGTCTCCGAGCTCGAGCAGGGGTCGGCGACCCTCGAGCGCTCCCTCGGGTTGTGGGAACGCGGTGAGGCGCTGGCGGCGCGCTGCGAGGAGTGGCTGATGGGAGCACGTGCACGCCTCGACGCTGCACGTGCCGCGACGGACGACCGGGCTGCGACCGGGTCCGCTGACGACTCGACGCTCGGCGGTGCCCGATGA
- the xseA gene encoding exodeoxyribonuclease VII large subunit produces the protein MAIEQGPPTAEDPWPVALLGAKLRDWIDRLGVAWVEGEITQWNVAGGNVYGKLKDVDVDATVSFSIWSSVRSRVPTDLKQGDRVVAAVKPNYWVKGGSLTMQVVEMKHVGLGDLLERLERLRRALAEEGLFDPSRKKRLPFLPHRIGLITGKDSDAEKDVKRNAQLRWPQVEFRTVHTAVQGDRAVAEVTAAIQELDADPEVDVIIVARGGGDFQNLLGFSDEGLVRAAAAAVTPLVSAIGHEADRPILDEVADLRASTPTDAAKRVVPDVAEELANVRQARARLGLRLSHTLSVEADRIAALRSRPALASTAWLVDTRAEEVARDLSRARELLDRRIERSHSDIGHLTGRLRALSPRDTLRRGYAIVQTGDGAVVRGADELDGATAVHVTLGAGTAVGTLEADGPGPDGSGADGVGDDAV, from the coding sequence ATGGCGATCGAACAGGGGCCGCCCACGGCGGAGGACCCGTGGCCCGTCGCGCTGCTCGGCGCGAAGCTCCGCGACTGGATCGACCGGCTCGGCGTCGCCTGGGTCGAGGGCGAGATCACGCAGTGGAACGTCGCCGGTGGCAACGTCTACGGCAAGCTCAAGGACGTCGACGTCGACGCGACCGTGTCGTTCTCCATCTGGTCGAGCGTGCGCTCCCGGGTGCCGACCGACCTCAAGCAGGGCGACCGGGTGGTCGCCGCCGTCAAGCCGAACTACTGGGTCAAGGGCGGCTCGCTCACCATGCAGGTCGTCGAGATGAAGCACGTCGGGCTCGGCGACCTGCTCGAGCGGCTCGAACGGCTGCGACGGGCCCTGGCGGAGGAAGGGCTGTTCGACCCGTCCCGCAAGAAGCGCCTGCCGTTCCTGCCGCACCGCATCGGGCTCATCACCGGCAAGGACTCCGACGCCGAGAAGGACGTCAAGCGGAACGCGCAACTCCGGTGGCCGCAGGTCGAGTTCCGGACGGTGCACACGGCGGTGCAGGGTGACCGCGCCGTGGCCGAGGTGACGGCCGCCATCCAGGAGCTCGACGCGGACCCCGAGGTCGACGTCATCATCGTCGCCCGCGGCGGCGGCGACTTCCAGAACCTGCTCGGCTTCAGCGACGAAGGGCTGGTGCGGGCGGCGGCGGCGGCCGTGACCCCGCTGGTGTCCGCCATCGGTCACGAAGCCGACCGGCCGATCCTCGACGAGGTCGCCGACCTGCGCGCCTCCACCCCGACCGACGCGGCGAAGCGGGTCGTCCCCGACGTGGCCGAGGAACTCGCGAACGTCCGGCAGGCCAGGGCCCGACTCGGCCTGCGTCTCTCGCACACCCTCTCGGTCGAGGCGGACCGGATCGCAGCACTGCGGTCCCGTCCGGCGCTCGCCTCGACGGCCTGGCTGGTGGACACGCGCGCGGAGGAAGTCGCGCGGGACCTCTCCCGCGCCCGCGAGCTCCTCGACCGTCGGATCGAACGGTCCCACTCCGACATCGGTCACCTGACCGGGCGCCTCCGGGCGCTGTCACCGCGTGACACACTCCGCCGCGGGTACGCGATCGTCCAGACGGGCGACGGGGCGGTGGTCCGCGGAGCCGACGAGCTCGACGGCGCGACCGCCGTGCACGTGACGCTGGGTGCGGGGACCGCGGTCGGCACGCTCGAAGCGGACGGCCCCGGCCCCGACGGTTCGGGTGCCGACGGCGTGGGGGACGACGCTGTCTGA
- a CDS encoding 4-hydroxy-3-methylbut-2-enyl diphosphate reductase, producing the protein MTITNGHSVPLAPPRVPAARGRLRDLPVSGTKRVLLAAPRGYCAGVDRAVVAVEKALEQYGEPVYVRKQIVHNVHVVSTLEQRGAVFVDDVAEVPRGSHVVFSAHGVSPAVVAGAAERDLHAIDATCPLVTKVHREATRFAKAERTIILIGHAGHEEVEGTMGHAPERTILVNGPADVAALDVPDPDNLVWLSQTTLSVDETMETVRLLREKYPSIENPPSDDICYATQNRQVAVKKVAPAADLVIVVGSANSSNSVRLVDVALEYGAKDAHRVDYAEEIRQEWLDGVETVGVTSGASVPELLVTEVLEQLADAGYGTVEEVVTAHEDLMFSLPRELRTDADGKPTRPLGGRSR; encoded by the coding sequence GTGACGATCACCAACGGCCACTCGGTCCCGCTCGCCCCGCCGCGGGTCCCCGCAGCGCGCGGACGACTGCGTGACCTCCCGGTCAGCGGGACCAAGCGGGTCCTGCTCGCGGCCCCGCGCGGCTACTGCGCCGGCGTCGACCGGGCCGTCGTCGCGGTCGAGAAGGCGCTCGAGCAGTACGGCGAACCCGTGTACGTCCGCAAGCAGATCGTCCACAACGTCCACGTGGTGTCCACCCTCGAGCAGCGCGGCGCCGTGTTCGTCGACGACGTGGCCGAGGTGCCCCGAGGGTCGCACGTCGTCTTCAGCGCGCACGGCGTCTCCCCGGCCGTGGTGGCCGGAGCGGCCGAGCGCGACCTGCACGCCATCGACGCCACCTGCCCCCTCGTGACGAAGGTCCATCGCGAAGCCACACGCTTCGCGAAGGCCGAGCGCACGATCATCCTCATCGGTCACGCCGGCCACGAAGAGGTCGAGGGCACCATGGGGCACGCTCCGGAGCGCACGATCCTGGTGAACGGACCGGCCGACGTCGCCGCGCTCGACGTCCCGGACCCCGACAACCTGGTCTGGCTGTCGCAGACCACGCTCAGTGTCGACGAGACGATGGAGACGGTGCGGCTGCTGCGTGAGAAGTACCCGTCCATCGAGAACCCGCCGTCGGACGACATCTGCTACGCCACGCAGAACCGGCAGGTCGCGGTGAAGAAGGTCGCGCCGGCGGCGGACCTCGTCATCGTGGTCGGGTCCGCGAACTCGTCGAACAGCGTCCGGCTCGTCGACGTTGCACTCGAGTACGGCGCCAAGGACGCGCACCGTGTCGACTACGCCGAGGAGATCCGCCAGGAGTGGCTCGACGGCGTCGAGACCGTGGGGGTGACGAGCGGCGCCTCCGTTCCGGAGCTCCTGGTCACCGAGGTGCTCGAACAGCTCGCCGACGCCGGCTACGGCACGGTCGAGGAAGTCGTCACCGCGCACGAGGACCTCATGTTCTCCCTCCCGCGCGAGCTCCGAACCGACGCCGACGGCAAGCCGACGCGTCCGCTCGGTGGGCGAAGCCGATGA
- a CDS encoding DUF6264 family protein, giving the protein MSATDGRPTGWDGVPPRGTTAVDAQEARITSDSAVAATQTTGAAPAGRPAPQYGEYAPEGWVNPVLLEQERQEREDRERAAASAAPGTAGGSGRSAVRTRAAATADREPTTGDASSVRRLGASPVDVLLTFVLLGMGLVSVVQSLSIGSVASTVREQLETTYTALQDPGALNGAAMISSVVMLVVFALVFWWSVVRLRAGRRSFWVPLLGGAVATLLSAVVFAAVVLQDDGLVAAMMRQAAGG; this is encoded by the coding sequence ATGAGCGCGACGGACGGACGCCCGACCGGGTGGGACGGCGTCCCGCCGCGCGGCACGACGGCCGTGGACGCTCAGGAGGCCCGGATCACCTCCGACTCCGCGGTCGCCGCCACGCAGACCACGGGAGCCGCCCCGGCTGGGCGACCGGCTCCGCAGTACGGCGAGTACGCACCCGAGGGATGGGTGAACCCGGTCCTCCTCGAACAGGAACGTCAGGAACGCGAGGACCGTGAGCGCGCTGCTGCGTCGGCCGCTCCCGGGACGGCCGGCGGGTCGGGTCGTTCCGCGGTCCGGACGCGTGCTGCCGCGACGGCCGACCGCGAGCCGACCACCGGGGACGCCTCGTCGGTCCGACGGCTCGGCGCCTCCCCGGTCGATGTGCTCCTGACCTTCGTGCTCCTCGGGATGGGGCTCGTGAGTGTCGTCCAGTCACTCTCGATCGGGTCCGTCGCCTCCACGGTCCGCGAGCAGCTCGAGACGACCTACACCGCCCTGCAGGACCCGGGAGCCCTCAACGGTGCGGCGATGATCAGCTCCGTCGTGATGCTCGTGGTCTTCGCGCTCGTGTTCTGGTGGTCCGTCGTCCGGCTCCGCGCAGGCCGGAGGAGCTTCTGGGTGCCGTTGCTCGGGGGAGCGGTGGCGACCCTGCTCAGCGCGGTGGTCTTCGCTGCCGTGGTCCTGCAGGACGACGGGCTCGTCGCGGCGATGATGCGGCAGGCCGCCGGCGGCTGA
- a CDS encoding M18 family aminopeptidase, which yields MTVDAIASEFAHFVTESPTAFHAAAVARDRLVAAGFTELAETEAWPTGPGAYVVVRDGAVIAWRLPGGATATTPFRILGAHTDSPGFRIKPNPTVRAGGWEQLNVEVYGGPVLSTWFDRDLRIAGRVVHTDGTTSLFDTVDAVARIPNLAIHLDRGANDGPGIDKQRHTLPIVGTDGTTGGTDVEAWLRSRLGETAVAWDLFLADSQAPSRVGIDRAFLASGRMDNLTSVHAGLRGIVEAPGDGDHIPVFAAFDHEEIGSSSPSGAGGPFLEDVLARVQEGLGANRSEAARAFRSSWLLSSDAGHLVHPNYSEKHDPTNRPRPGGGPLLKISANQRYMTEAKGTAVFAAACEAAGVAFQPFVNVNTIPGGSTIGPIAATRLGIPTIDIGVGLLSMHSVRELVHVDDLADLHGAVAAFLA from the coding sequence ATGACCGTCGACGCCATCGCCAGCGAGTTCGCCCACTTCGTCACGGAGTCCCCGACGGCGTTCCACGCCGCCGCGGTCGCCCGCGACCGCCTGGTGGCGGCCGGGTTCACCGAACTTGCCGAGACCGAGGCGTGGCCGACCGGACCGGGCGCGTACGTCGTCGTCCGCGACGGGGCGGTCATCGCCTGGCGTCTTCCCGGGGGCGCCACGGCGACGACGCCGTTCCGCATCCTCGGCGCGCACACGGACTCCCCCGGGTTCCGCATCAAGCCGAACCCGACCGTCCGCGCCGGCGGCTGGGAACAGCTCAACGTCGAGGTCTACGGCGGTCCGGTCCTGTCGACGTGGTTCGACCGCGACCTCCGCATCGCCGGGCGGGTCGTCCACACCGACGGCACCACGAGCCTGTTCGACACCGTCGACGCCGTCGCGCGGATCCCGAACCTCGCGATCCACCTCGACCGTGGCGCCAACGACGGCCCCGGCATCGACAAGCAGCGCCACACGCTGCCGATCGTCGGCACGGACGGCACCACCGGTGGCACCGACGTCGAGGCGTGGCTGCGCTCCCGGCTCGGGGAGACGGCCGTGGCGTGGGACCTCTTCCTCGCCGACTCGCAAGCCCCGTCGCGGGTCGGCATCGACCGGGCGTTCCTGGCGTCCGGTCGGATGGACAACCTGACGAGCGTGCACGCCGGACTCCGCGGGATCGTCGAGGCGCCGGGCGACGGCGACCACATCCCGGTGTTCGCGGCCTTCGACCACGAGGAGATCGGGTCCTCCTCGCCCTCCGGTGCCGGCGGGCCGTTCCTCGAGGACGTCCTCGCCCGCGTGCAGGAGGGCCTCGGGGCGAACCGGTCCGAGGCCGCCCGGGCGTTCCGGTCGTCGTGGCTGCTCTCGAGCGACGCGGGACACCTGGTGCACCCGAACTACTCGGAGAAGCACGACCCGACGAACCGTCCGCGCCCGGGTGGTGGCCCGCTCCTGAAGATCAGCGCGAACCAGCGGTACATGACCGAGGCGAAGGGCACCGCCGTGTTCGCGGCGGCATGCGAGGCCGCGGGCGTGGCGTTCCAGCCGTTCGTCAACGTGAACACGATCCCGGGCGGCTCGACGATCGGACCGATCGCGGCGACGCGGCTCGGCATCCCGACGATCGACATCGGCGTCGGTCTGCTGTCGATGCACTCGGTCCGGGAACTCGTGCACGTCGACGACCTGGCCGACCTGCACGGTGCGGTCGCCGCGTTCCTCGCCTGA
- the fbaA gene encoding class II fructose-bisphosphate aldolase — MPIATPDQYAEMIDRAKAGKFAYPAVNVSSSQTINAVLQGLTEAGSDGIIQVTTGGADYFAGHTVKNRAAGALAMAAFAHEVAKNYPITVALHTDHCPKDALDGFVLPLIAASEEEVRAGRNPIFQSHMWDGSAVPLDENIEIAKTMIEKTRNINAILEVEIGVVGGEEDGVQHEGTNDALYTTSGDVERVVEALGMGDQGRWIAALTFGNVHGVYKPGNVKLRPELLGEIQDAIAQKHGTGQNPLDLVFHGGSGSTDDEIHEAVRNGVIKMNIDTDTQYAFTRSIAGSMFSNYEGVLKIDGEVGNKKQYDPRAWGKVAETAMAARVVEATKVLGSAGQSQS; from the coding sequence GTGCCCATCGCAACGCCGGACCAGTACGCCGAGATGATCGACCGCGCGAAGGCCGGGAAGTTCGCCTACCCCGCGGTCAACGTCTCGTCCTCCCAGACCATCAACGCGGTCCTCCAGGGCCTGACCGAAGCGGGCTCCGACGGCATCATCCAGGTCACCACCGGCGGCGCCGACTACTTCGCCGGGCACACCGTCAAGAACCGTGCAGCCGGCGCGCTCGCGATGGCGGCCTTCGCGCACGAGGTCGCGAAGAACTACCCGATCACCGTCGCACTGCACACGGACCACTGCCCGAAGGACGCCCTCGACGGCTTCGTGCTCCCGCTCATCGCGGCGAGCGAGGAAGAGGTCCGCGCGGGCCGGAACCCGATCTTCCAGTCGCACATGTGGGACGGCTCGGCGGTCCCCCTCGACGAGAACATCGAGATCGCCAAGACGATGATCGAGAAGACGCGGAACATCAACGCGATCCTCGAGGTCGAGATCGGTGTCGTCGGCGGCGAAGAGGACGGCGTGCAGCACGAGGGCACGAACGACGCGCTGTACACCACCTCGGGCGATGTCGAACGTGTCGTCGAAGCGCTCGGCATGGGTGACCAGGGCCGCTGGATCGCCGCGCTGACCTTCGGCAACGTGCACGGCGTCTACAAGCCGGGCAACGTCAAGCTCCGCCCCGAGCTCCTGGGCGAGATCCAGGACGCCATCGCTCAGAAGCACGGCACCGGTCAGAACCCGCTCGACCTCGTCTTCCACGGCGGCTCGGGCTCGACCGACGACGAGATCCACGAGGCCGTGCGCAACGGCGTCATCAAGATGAACATCGACACCGACACGCAGTACGCGTTCACCCGCTCGATCGCCGGGTCGATGTTCTCCAACTACGAGGGCGTCCTCAAGATCGACGGCGAGGTCGGCAACAAGAAGCAGTACGACCCGCGCGCCTGGGGCAAGGTCGCCGAGACGGCGATGGCCGCTCGCGTCGTCGAAGCGACGAAGGTCCTCGGCTCGGCTGGCCAGTCCCAGAGCTGA
- the glpX gene encoding class II fructose-bisphosphatase codes for MTPTTETGSLFLQPDRNLALELVRATEAAAIRAQPWVGRGEKNLADGAAVDAMRKFLGTVNFDGVVVIGEGEKDNAPMLYNGEHVGNGHGPACDIAVDPIDGTSLTAAGRQNAISVMAVSDRGSMYDPSAVFYMDKIAAGPEGRGVLDLEKPIGENIRALAKAKGKDLEDMVVAVLDRPRHDELIRQIRATGAGTRLLLDGDVAGGIAAALPGSNIDMCVGVGGTPEGIITACAIKALDGVILGKLQPKDDEERERAIAAGHDLDKVLDQDDLVTGDNTFFVATGVTDGVLVDGVRRSRGVIHTDSLVLRSRSNTIRRIQADHRAEKWF; via the coding sequence GTGACTCCCACGACTGAGACCGGCTCCCTGTTCCTCCAGCCCGACCGCAACCTGGCGCTCGAGCTCGTGCGTGCGACGGAGGCCGCCGCGATCCGCGCCCAGCCGTGGGTCGGCCGGGGCGAGAAGAACCTCGCCGACGGTGCCGCCGTCGACGCGATGCGCAAGTTCCTCGGCACCGTCAACTTCGACGGCGTCGTCGTCATCGGGGAGGGCGAGAAGGACAACGCCCCGATGCTCTACAACGGCGAGCACGTCGGCAACGGCCACGGACCGGCCTGCGACATCGCGGTCGACCCGATCGACGGCACCTCGCTGACCGCCGCCGGCCGCCAGAACGCCATCTCCGTCATGGCCGTCTCCGACCGCGGCTCGATGTACGACCCGTCGGCCGTGTTCTACATGGACAAGATCGCCGCCGGGCCCGAGGGTCGCGGTGTGCTCGACCTCGAGAAGCCGATCGGCGAGAACATCCGGGCGCTCGCGAAGGCGAAGGGCAAGGACCTCGAGGACATGGTCGTCGCCGTGCTCGACCGCCCCCGCCACGACGAACTCATCCGGCAGATCCGTGCAACGGGTGCCGGCACGCGGCTGCTGCTCGACGGTGACGTCGCCGGTGGCATCGCCGCCGCACTGCCCGGCTCGAACATCGACATGTGCGTCGGTGTCGGCGGGACCCCCGAGGGCATCATCACGGCGTGCGCGATCAAGGCGCTCGATGGTGTGATCCTGGGCAAGCTGCAGCCCAAGGACGACGAGGAGCGCGAGCGCGCCATCGCGGCCGGTCACGACCTCGACAAGGTGCTCGACCAGGACGACCTCGTCACGGGGGACAACACGTTCTTCGTTGCGACCGGCGTCACCGACGGTGTCCTCGTCGACGGCGTCCGTCGTTCGCGCGGTGTCATCCACACCGACTCGCTCGTGCTGCGCTCCCGCTCGAACACGATCCGTCGCATCCAGGCGGACCACCGCGCCGAGAAGTGGTTCTGA
- the rmuC gene encoding DNA recombination protein RmuC, with translation MQILALVIGLVIGIAVGAVVAWSLARSRAGVDAATANATADGLRSQLDAARRDAEERLDAQDTQYRRQVDSLERRAAELEHLVQRMHGAESNRAQDESKVLSALSPVADTLQVMREKIAELERSRSEQYGALSAQLRSAAESEERLRATAETLASALSSNSTRGVWGETQLRNVVEAAGLLERVDFDVQSSVTTTAGAARPDMIVHLPGGKSIAVDAKVPFAAYLQAMDIPASATGAEGARREQLMAQHVKALRAHVDALAAREYWSGYDASPELTVAFIPSESLIASALAADPGLLDHAFRKRVALASPVTLWSVLKTVAFSWQQDVVTQEARELFRVSRELHGRLSTMAGHVDKLGRSIRGAVVDYNRFVGSLERQVLPSARRLSLLDESKVIADPTSIEDEPRLLTAPELVASTERD, from the coding sequence ATGCAGATCCTCGCCCTGGTCATCGGTCTCGTGATCGGCATCGCCGTCGGCGCCGTGGTCGCGTGGTCACTCGCCCGGTCCCGGGCCGGCGTGGACGCCGCCACCGCGAACGCGACGGCGGACGGCCTCCGCTCCCAGCTCGACGCAGCCCGGCGTGACGCCGAGGAGCGGCTCGACGCGCAGGACACGCAGTACCGCCGGCAGGTCGACTCCCTGGAGCGCCGGGCTGCCGAGCTGGAGCACCTCGTGCAGCGCATGCACGGCGCCGAGTCGAACCGCGCGCAGGACGAGTCGAAGGTGCTGTCCGCGCTCAGTCCGGTGGCCGACACGCTGCAGGTCATGCGGGAGAAGATCGCCGAGCTCGAGCGCTCCCGGAGCGAGCAGTACGGAGCGCTGTCAGCGCAACTCCGGTCGGCCGCCGAGTCCGAGGAACGCCTCCGCGCCACGGCCGAGACCCTCGCGAGCGCGCTGTCGTCGAACAGCACGCGCGGGGTGTGGGGCGAGACGCAGTTGCGGAACGTGGTCGAGGCCGCCGGCCTGCTCGAGCGGGTCGACTTCGACGTGCAGTCGTCGGTGACCACCACGGCGGGGGCGGCCCGCCCGGACATGATCGTGCACCTGCCCGGAGGCAAGAGCATCGCCGTCGACGCCAAGGTGCCGTTCGCCGCGTACCTGCAGGCGATGGACATCCCGGCGTCGGCGACCGGGGCGGAGGGCGCACGCCGCGAGCAGCTCATGGCGCAGCACGTCAAGGCGCTCCGGGCACACGTCGACGCCCTCGCGGCCCGGGAGTACTGGTCGGGCTACGACGCGTCCCCCGAGCTCACCGTGGCGTTCATCCCGTCGGAGTCCCTCATCGCGAGCGCCCTGGCCGCCGACCCGGGTCTGCTCGACCACGCGTTCCGCAAGCGGGTGGCCCTGGCCTCACCCGTGACGCTGTGGTCCGTACTGAAGACCGTGGCGTTCTCGTGGCAGCAGGACGTCGTCACGCAGGAGGCCCGTGAGCTCTTCCGCGTCTCGCGTGAGCTCCACGGGCGGCTGTCGACGATGGCCGGGCACGTGGACAAGCTCGGCCGGTCGATCCGCGGCGCCGTCGTCGACTACAACCGGTTCGTCGGGTCGCTCGAGCGGCAGGTGCTGCCGAGCGCCCGGCGGCTGTCGCTCCTCGACGAGTCGAAGGTCATCGCGGACCCGACGTCGATCGAGGACGAGCCGCGGTTGCTCACGGCGCCGGAGCTGGTCGCGAGCACCGAGCGCGACTGA
- a CDS encoding exonuclease domain-containing protein — protein sequence MSYLRATIDDVLNFTAIDFETANNSPASACSVGLVKVRGGRVVERASWFIRPPAGHGAFLEWNTRIHGIVESDVTHAKTWEQQYPDLVAFAEGDVLVAHNARFDMGVIAGGCAATGIDIAEHHSMCSLAVARKTYTLDSYRLPVAATAAGFSGFQHHDAAADAEACAAIVVHAAGFHGVPTVEALGAVTRVTINPVRARAEKPKATTPQPRLSRRPMVFSD from the coding sequence ATGTCGTATCTCCGTGCGACGATCGATGACGTGTTGAACTTCACCGCGATCGACTTCGAGACCGCGAACAACTCGCCCGCCAGCGCGTGTTCCGTGGGTCTCGTCAAGGTGCGCGGCGGCCGCGTCGTGGAACGGGCCTCCTGGTTCATCCGTCCGCCCGCCGGGCACGGCGCGTTCCTCGAGTGGAACACGCGGATCCACGGCATCGTCGAGTCGGACGTGACCCACGCCAAGACGTGGGAGCAGCAGTACCCGGACCTCGTCGCGTTCGCCGAGGGGGACGTGCTCGTCGCCCACAACGCCCGCTTCGACATGGGCGTGATCGCCGGCGGGTGCGCGGCGACGGGGATCGACATCGCCGAGCACCACTCGATGTGCTCGCTGGCGGTCGCCCGCAAGACCTACACGCTCGACTCCTACCGCCTGCCGGTCGCCGCGACGGCAGCCGGCTTCTCCGGCTTCCAGCACCACGACGCGGCCGCCGACGCCGAGGCCTGCGCCGCCATCGTCGTGCACGCGGCCGGGTTCCACGGCGTCCCGACGGTGGAGGCGCTCGGCGCCGTGACCCGGGTCACGATCAACCCGGTCCGGGCCCGTGCCGAGAAGCCGAAGGCCACCACGCCGCAGCCCCGGCTGTCCCGCCGCCCCATGGTCTTCTCGGACTGA
- the ychF gene encoding redox-regulated ATPase YchF, whose product MALTIGIVGLPNVGKSTLFNALTKNQVLAANYPFATIEPNVGVVNLPDPRLDQLAELFGSEKTVPAPVSFVDIAGIVKGASEGEGLGNKFLANIREADAIAQVVRGFTDDDVVHVANKVSPADDLEVINTELILADMETIDKALPRYEKMLKLKQAEPIVLETARQARAELEKGVLLSATSIDLEPIKELGLLSAKPFIFVFNVDEAILTDEARKAELAALVAPANAVFLDAQVESELIDLDPADAAELLESTGQTESGLDQLARIGFETLGLQTYLTAGPKESRAWTIGKGWKAPQAAGVIHTDFEKGFIKAEVISFDDLIATGSIAEARAQGKARIEGKDYVMQDGDVVEFRFNN is encoded by the coding sequence GTGGCTCTCACCATCGGAATCGTCGGTCTCCCGAACGTCGGCAAGTCGACCCTGTTCAACGCCCTGACCAAGAACCAGGTGCTCGCGGCCAACTACCCGTTCGCCACCATCGAGCCGAACGTCGGCGTGGTGAACCTGCCCGACCCACGCCTCGACCAGCTCGCGGAGCTGTTCGGCTCGGAGAAGACCGTGCCCGCGCCGGTGTCGTTCGTCGACATCGCCGGCATCGTCAAGGGTGCGAGCGAGGGCGAAGGGCTCGGCAACAAGTTCCTCGCCAACATCCGTGAGGCCGACGCGATCGCACAGGTCGTCCGCGGGTTCACCGACGACGACGTCGTGCACGTGGCGAACAAGGTCTCGCCGGCGGACGACCTCGAGGTCATCAACACCGAGCTGATCCTCGCCGACATGGAGACCATCGACAAGGCGCTCCCGCGGTACGAGAAGATGCTCAAGCTGAAGCAGGCCGAGCCGATCGTGCTCGAGACCGCTCGTCAGGCCCGCGCCGAGCTCGAGAAGGGCGTGCTGCTCTCCGCCACCTCGATCGACCTCGAGCCGATCAAGGAGCTCGGGCTGCTCAGCGCCAAGCCCTTCATCTTCGTGTTCAACGTCGACGAGGCGATCCTGACCGACGAGGCCCGCAAGGCCGAGCTCGCCGCACTCGTCGCCCCGGCCAACGCGGTGTTCCTCGACGCCCAGGTGGAGTCCGAGCTCATCGACCTCGACCCGGCGGACGCCGCGGAGCTCCTCGAGTCCACCGGTCAGACGGAGTCCGGTCTGGACCAGCTCGCCCGCATCGGGTTCGAGACCCTCGGGCTGCAGACCTACCTGACGGCCGGCCCGAAGGAGTCCCGCGCGTGGACGATCGGCAAGGGGTGGAAGGCTCCCCAGGCCGCCGGCGTCATCCACACGGACTTCGAGAAGGGCTTCATCAAGGCGGAGGTCATCTCGTTCGACGACCTCATCGCCACCGGCTCGATCGCGGAGGCCCGCGCGCAGGGCAAGGCCCGCATCGAGGGCAAGGACTACGTCATGCAGGACGGCGACGTGGTGGAGTTCCGCTTCAACAACTGA
- a CDS encoding cohesin domain-containing protein: MQHRTRLRSRTTTRLTTTLRTAVITAGGIGLAVLAASPAAAAPAATTATITAPAVVTVGDTIDVALTLPATSDVFAYQIDVAADADAVEVVDGSATGPDGGFDSVEQDGDTVTLLHTRLGTSPAVSGDLAASFDLTATSPATVDLAVTSVTLVATDGSTTTLTDPTSTTITITAVPTPSPTPTAGPTSVPTAAPTAAPGGAGGTGSGSGSGTGTGTGGSVDPVTDTSSAPAGGALAWTGADLTPWVAASVVLLLAGAGLVVARRRASRARAEDAR, encoded by the coding sequence ATGCAGCACCGCACTCGGCTCCGCTCCCGCACGACCACCCGCCTGACCACCACACTCCGCACGGCCGTCATCACCGCCGGAGGCATCGGACTCGCCGTCCTCGCCGCGTCACCGGCCGCCGCGGCCCCGGCCGCCACCACGGCCACGATCACCGCACCGGCCGTGGTGACGGTCGGCGACACCATCGACGTCGCCCTGACCCTGCCCGCCACGTCCGATGTCTTCGCCTACCAGATCGACGTCGCGGCGGACGCCGACGCCGTCGAGGTCGTCGACGGCAGCGCGACCGGCCCGGACGGCGGGTTCGACTCGGTCGAGCAGGACGGCGATACCGTCACGCTCCTGCACACCCGCCTCGGCACCTCGCCCGCGGTGTCCGGTGACCTGGCCGCCTCGTTCGACCTGACCGCGACGAGCCCCGCCACGGTCGACCTCGCCGTCACGAGCGTCACCCTGGTCGCCACCGACGGCAGCACCACCACCCTGACCGACCCGACCTCGACGACGATCACGATCACAGCGGTCCCGACGCCGAGCCCGACTCCGACCGCCGGGCCCACCAGCGTCCCGACGGCGGCCCCCACCGCCGCACCGGGCGGTGCCGGTGGAACCGGGAGCGGGAGCGGGAGCGGGACCGGCACGGGAACCGGCGGGTCCGTCGATCCGGTGACCGACACCTCGTCGGCGCCCGCTGGCGGTGCCCTCGCCTGGACCGGTGCCGACCTCACACCCTGGGTCGCCGCCAGCGTCGTCCTGCTGCTCGCCGGAGCAGGCCTCGTCGTCGCCCGTCGCCGTGCCTCCCGTGCCCGGGCGGAGGACGCGCGATGA